The genomic interval GGCCGTCCGACGCCTTCGGCGGCGTTGGCGATCTGGTCGACGAGCCAGGCCTCGGAATCGGGCAGTCGCAGCACATATTCGGCCCCGATCTCCACCGCCCGCCGCCACACGTCCGGGTCGTCCTGGTCCCGGCCCACCAGCATCACCCCCTTCCTGCGGCCGGCGCCGCGGCAACGCACGGCGGCGTCATCCCCCACCAGCACCATCGGAGCCCGCTCCCAACTGCCCCGGCGCCCGGGCGGCCCGTGATGAACTTCCGGCTCGGCTCCGGCCGCCGCGCAGAGCCGCAGCAGGTCATCGAGCAGTTCCACGTCCTCCGTCACGATCAGCGGGCCTCCGCGCCGCTCCCCGTTGACCGCCGATCCTTCTCCTGCGATGGATCCAGCCACGATCTCCGCCCCCTTCTCACTGCCCCTTCAGTGCGGTTCGCGGTGTTCTCGGAGCGTTCCGAGATGCGCGATTCCGGCACCCGCGGACTTCGCGGGTGGAATCAACGTGCAGCACCTCGGAAAATTATGTGGATCTTGATGAAAAGCTGTGGACAACTTCGAGGCTGTGAATAACTTCGTCACCCGAACCAGCGACTTCCGGAGCGCACCCCTATGGCTACACACTGTGACGAGACGAGTCGCACGACACCCGGCTCGCACATTCAGGCCGATGGACGGCCAGACGGGAGGCTCAGGTGGTTTCCACCCCTAAAACGCGTCCGGACATGCGACGACCCCCGCCGGGGGGGAGAGCGGGGGTCGTCCCCACGGCCGACTCGGGGGGGGAGGAGTCGGACCGGGTTAGCACGGTCGCGAACGATCCGTGACTTCCATGGTGTACCCGAGGGCCTTCTCAGGCAAACCCACGCGCCGGAGTTTACGCCGAATGGTGGGCCCCTATGCTCAGCGTTGTGGAAAACTGCTTCTCGCCGCGCACAGCAGCCTTCTTTGACCTGGACAAGACGGTCATTGCGAAGTCTTCGACGCTGACCTTCAGCAAGTCCTTCTATCAAGGCGGACTGATCAACCGCCGCGCTGTACTGCGCACTGCGTACGCACAGTTTGTGTTCCTCGCCGGGGGCGCAGATCACGACCAGATGGAGCGGATGCGTGAATATCTCTCCGCCCTCTGCAAGGGATGGAACGTCCAGCAGGTCAAGGAGATCGTCGCCGAGACCCTGCACGACCTGATCGACCCGATCATCTACGACGAGGCCGCCACCCTCATCGAAGAGCACCACACGGCGGGGCGCGATGTGGTCATCGTTTCGACCTCGGGTGCCGAAGTCGTCGAGCCCATCGGCGAATTGCTCGGCGCCGACCGCGTCGTCGCCACGCGCATGGTCGTCGGTGACGACGGGTGCTTCACGGGCGAGGTCGAGTACTACGCCTACGGACCGACCAAGGCCGAGGCCGTGAAGGCGCTCGCGGTCTCGGAGGGGTACGACCTTTCGCGCTGCTACGCCTACAGCGACTCGGCGACCGATGTACCGATGTTGGAGTCGGTCGGCCACCCGCACGCGGTCAACCCCGACCGCGCGCTGCGCCGCGAAGCGACCCTCCGCGAGTGGCCGATTCTCGTCTTCAACCGCCCGGTCCGACTCAAGCAGCGACTGCCCGCCTTCTCGATGCCTCCCCGCCCCGCTCTCGTGGCGGCGGCCGCGGTTGGCGCGGCGGCCGTCACCGCCGGGCTGGTCTGGTACGCCAGTCGTCGACGTGCCACCGGCGCCCCCCTGCCTGGGTGAGAGGGTGCGAAGCACAGCAGGGTGAACACGGGCGCTCCACCGGAATGGCGCCTCGCCCGATTCGCCCTTGATTGAACCTAAAAGTAAAGAAGCGGGGCCAGGGGTATCCCTTCCCCTGGTCCTGGAGTACAAAGGACTTAACGGCCCGCGAGACCAAGGACATCCGCGAGGATGACCTGTACCGCAGAACGGCCCCACGGACCGCGCACGAAAGCCGAGCACCCACGCGACGTCGACCCGTCGATTACGGGCCAGCCGCACCAGGTGACGGGCAAAGTACCCGACCTGATGGGCAATTTACGAGGACGCTTGGTAACTGGGCGGACGTGCCAGCGGCGGTACCGCACGTCGGTGCCGCCGCAACCCTTGCCCCGGGCCATCACCCCACGGCCGCCCGGAAGTCGACTGCTTCACCCGGCAGCGCCTTCGGCGCCACTCGCATCCTCCGACGGGGACGTCTGCAGCATCGGGCCCTTGGGCCGCTTCCGCCCGGAGACACGTCGAGCGATGAGCGATGAGCGTCGCGGCCACATGCGCCCCCGAGGCCGCGTCGACCTCGCTCCCGCGCCGGCCCTGATCCGGCATCGGCCCGATCCGACATCGACCCGGGTCGGCATCGGCCCCGGGCAGCGGCAGGGTGCCTCAGGCTGCGCCGCGCTGAAGCGCCTCGCACACCGCGGTCGACTCGCGCACACCCAGCTCGACGGAGCGCCCGCAGTGGATGATCCAGGCTGCCATGCCCTCCGGGGTGCCGGCCGTATAGCCCTCGAACGCCGCGACATAGGCCGCCCGGCCCTGCTCCGCGTGTCCCACCTCGGCCGGGCAGATCGACTTCGGGTCAAGCCCGCTGCCGATCAGCACGATGCGCTCGGCGGTCCGGGCCACCAGACCGTTGTGCGAGCCGAACGGGCGCAACGCCAGTAGCTCGCCGTGCACCACGGCGGCCGTGACCAGGGCGGGGGCGCTGCCGCCCGCAATGATCAGCCGCGAGAGCCCTTCGAGTCGTCCGGCGACCTCCTCGGCCCCGGGAATCGGTGCCTCGATCAGCGGCTCGTCGACGGATTCACCCGCCAGCCGAGGGCGCCCCACAAGCGCGTCGTCGGGAGTCGCTCCGCCGGCCGCCACCAGATGCAACCGAGCCAGCACCCGCAGCGGTGACTGTCGCCAGATGGAAAGGAGTTGCCCAGCTTCCGCGGTGAGCCTCAGCGCGGCGCCGACCATGCGCGCCTCGTCCTCGCCGCTGAAGTCGGTACGCCGACGCACTTCCTCGAGGTTCCAGTCGGCACCGGCCAGCGCGGCCGAACCACGAGAGCCCCGAAGTGCGGCTTCGGCCGTGACCTCGTTGCTGCGGCGTCGCATGACGCGATGACCGTAGACCCGGTCGACGGCCTTGCGCACGGAGTCCACGGCATCGGGAACGCCGGGCAGGGAACCGAGCGCGGCGAGCGGGTCAGAGGCAGTCGTACTCATAAGTAGCGAGGCTACGCGCCCACCACGCCCCTACCACCCCCAGCCGCACGTGGCCTTCTTCACGAACAGTGACAGCACACCGCAACGGACCCGCTACCCTAGGTGAACATGAAGATCGCTTTCGTCGGGAAGGGCGGCAGCGGAAAGACCACGCTGTCCTCGCTCTTCATCCGCCATCTCGCCGCCAACGAAGCCCACGTCATCGCCGTGGACGCCGATATCAACCAGCACCTGGGGGCCGCTCTCGGCCTGGACGAGGCAGAGGCCGCCGCGCTGCCCGCGATGGGGGCGCACCTCCCCCTCATCAAGGACTACCTCCGGGGCGCCAACCCTCGTATCGCTTCCGCCGAGACGATGATCAAGACGACTCCGCCCGGCGAGGGCTCCCGGCTGCTGCGGGTCCGCGAGGACAACCCGATCTTCGCGGCCTGCGCGTGCACGGTTCGGCTGGACGACGGGGACGTCCGGCTGATGGCGACGGGGCCCTTCACAGAGTCCGATCTCGGAGTGGCCTGCTATCACTCCAAGGTCGGGGCCGTGGAGCTCTGCCTCAACCACCTGGTCGACGGCCCCGACGAGTACGTCGTGGTCGACATGACGGCGGGCTCGGACTCGTTCGCCTCGGGCATGTTCACGCGCTTCGACATGACGTTCCTGGTTGCGGAGCCGACCCGTAAGGGGGTGTCCGTCTATCGCCAGTACAAGGAGTACGCACGCGACTTCGGCGTCGCCCTGAAGGTCGTCGGGAACAAGGTGCAGGGCCCGGACGACCTGGAGTTCCTGCATGCGGAGGTCGGCGACGACCTGCTGATCGGGATCGGCCACTCCGACTGGGTACGGTCGATGGAGAAGGGGCGGCCGTCCAGGTTCGAGCTGCTGGAGGCCGACAATCGGATGGCCCTGCAGACGCTGCAGGACGCCGCCGAGGACTCGTACGGGTCGCGTGACTGGGAGCGCTACACACGACAGATGGTGCACTTCCACCTGAAGAACGCCGAGAGCTGGGGCAACGAGAAGACCGGCGCCGACCTGGCCGCCCAGGTCGACCCCGCCTTCGTGCTCGACGAACGCCACGCAGCAGCGGGCGTGACCGCGCCCGCCTGACTCGTCGCACGGGACCCCCTCGTCGGCCACCTCTCAGTGGCCGACGAGGGTGCGAACGATGCGGCGCGCGTGATCGGCCGATACTCCGGCCGACGTTCCCTCGATGCTTCAGCCCGTCGCTCCGGCGGGAGCCGAACCCGCGTCACCCTGACCCGAGGCAGTACCCCTGGCCTGGTCCGGGGCCTGGTCCGGGGCCTCTCCGGCGTCCCCGCCCGGAGCCTGACCCGGGGCCGCCCCGGCGTCCTCGGCCGGCGCCTGGCCCTTACCCTCGCCCTTACCCCTGCCCTCGCCCTCGCCCTGTTCCTTGCCCTTGTCCTTGTCCGTGGGCTGCGCGGCGGCCTGCTGGGTGCCGAGGTAGGAGGACCAGCCCGCCTTGGGGGCCTCGCCGACGCCGAGCGTGGTGAGCTTGCCCAGCATCTTCGGGTCCTGTGCGTCCAGCCAGTCGGCGAGCTGGCGGAAGGACACGCAGCGCACGCCCTCCTTGGTGCACACCTGCGCGATGGTCTCCTCGATGGCGCGCATGTAGGTGCCGCCGTTCCAGGACTCGAAGTGGTTGCCGATGATCAGGGGCGCCCGGTTGCCGTTGTACGAGCGGTCGAAGGCCTGAAGCAGCCCGTCCCGCATCTGGTTGCCCCAGTACTCGTGCTGGGAGGGGTCTCCCTGGGTGGCCGTACCGGACTGGTTGACCATGAAGTTGTAGTCCATCGAGAGGGTCTCGAAGGCGCGGCCCGGCATCGGCACGAGCTGGAGCGGAATGTCCCAGACCCCGTCCTTCTTCTTGGGCCAGACCTGGTTGCCGACGCCGCTGGAGTCGTAGCGGAAGCCCGTGGTCCGGGCAGCGGCGACCATGTTCTTCTGGCCTTCGAGGCAGGGGGTGCGGGCGCCGACCAGTTCCTTGTCGTAGTCGAAGGGGAGCGGGGCCTCGTTCTTCAGCTCCGGAGTGTTGGTCTTCCAACTCTTGACGAAAGCTTTCGCCTGGCTGATCTCGCTCTTCCACTCATCGACGGACCAGGTCCCGACGCCGCCGTCCTTGCCACAGAAGTGGCCGTTGAAGTGGGTGCCGATCTCGTTGCCTTCCAGCCACGCGGCACGCACCTCGTTGAGGGTGTCACGGATGCCCTCGGTGTCGTTGAAGCCGATGTCGGAGCGGCCCGGCGCGTGCTGGGGCGGGTTGTAGAGGTCCTTCTTCTCCTCCGGCAGCAGGTACACGCCGCTGAGGAAGTACGTCATCTTGGCGTTGTACTTTTTGGCCACGCCGCGGAAGTGCGAGAAGAGCTTCTGGCTGTCCTCTCCGGCGCCGTCCCAGGAGAACACCACGAACTGAGGAGGCTTCTCGCCGGGCGCCAGACGTTCGACGGCCGGCATCTTCGGCTGGGCCCCGGTGAAGGCGGTGGACCCGTCCCCGATGAGCTTGACCGCGTTCTTCGGGGCGGCGGCCGGGGGGTTCTCCTTGGCGCCATGGGCGCCCTTCTCCGTGTCGGATCCGGCGCCCTCCGAGGCGGACCCCCCGGATCCGGCTCCGGAACAGCCCGCGAGCACGGCGACCAAGGCCGTGGACATGACGCCCAAAGCGATCCTCTTCGTGGCGGCCATCATCCGCCCACCCTCTTCCTTGCAGGTTATTTGCGTTGAAGTGCCGACACGGCGCGGCCAAATTCGCACGCGGTTCCGCACAGCAAGGGCGACATACCGAATGAAAAGCTGCCTATTCACTGATAAGAGTTATCAACTAGCCCGAACGCCTCCGCCCTGAACCGGGCGAGCACCGGAGCCGTGCAACCGGGTGACCCCGTTCCGCGTCGCACCCCGCCACATCCCCGAACCCGCCATACCGGCCGACACGCCGCGACGCGCCCCGCGACGCACCCCGACGGGGACGGAACTGCCGCGCGCCACGCGTCGTACGGCGACCCTCGACCGCGGAGCGGGATCATGGCTCCATACACGAAGACACAGGTCTAAACCAATTCCCGGCAGGCCCTTGTCACCTGGCCCCGCGCCTGATGAGCTATGCACCGGGACACAACGGACACCCTGGGACTGGGAGAAGTCGTGAGCAACGAGAGCCTGGCCAACCTGCTTCGGGAAGAGCGGAAATTCGCTCCGCCTGCTGAGCTGGCCGCCAACGCCAACGTCACCGCAGAGGCGTACGAGCAGGCCGAGGCGGACCGGCTGGGCTTCTGGGCCGAGCAGGCCCGCCGCCTGACGTGGGCCACCGAGCCGACCGAGACCCTCGACTGGAGCAACCCGCCCTTCGCGAAGTGGTTCGCGGACGGCAAGCTGAACGTCGCGTACAACTGCGTGGACCGCCACGTCGAGGCGGGCAACGGCGACCGGGTCGCCATCCACTTCGAGGGCGAGCCGGGCGACAGCCGGGCCATCACCTACGCGGAGCTGAAGGACGAGGTCTCCCGCGCCGCCAACGCCCTGACCGAACTGGGCGTCGGCAAGGGCGACCGGGTCGCCGTCTACCTGCCGATGATCCCCGAGGCCGCGATCGCGATGCTGGCCTGTGCCCGTATCGGCGCCGCGCACTCCGTGGTCTTCGGCGGTTTCTCGGCCGACGCCATCGCCGCCCGTATCAAGGACGCGGACGCCAAGGTCGTCATCACGGCCGACGGCGGCTACCGCCGCGGCAAGCCGTCCGCGCTCAAGCCCGCGGTCGACGACGCCGTCTCACGGTTCGAGAACGTCGAGCACGTCCTCGTCGTCCGCCGCACCGGCCAGGACACCGCGTGGACCGAGGGCCGCGACGTCTGGTGGCACGAGATCACCGCCCGGCAGTCTGCCGAGCACACCCCCGAGGCCTTCGAGGCGGAGCAGCCGCTCTTCATCCTCTACACCTCGGGCACCACGGGTAAGCCGAAGGGCATCCTGCACACCTCCGGCGGCTACCTCACCCAGGCGTCGTACACGCACAACGCGGTCTTCGACCTCAAGCCGGAGTCCGACGTCTACTGGTGCACCGCCGACATCGGCTGGGTGACCGGGCACTCGTACATCGTCTACGGGCCGCTGGCCAACGGTGCGACGCAGGTCATGTACGAGGGCACCCCGGACTCCCCGCACCAGGGCCGGTTCTGGGAGATCGTGCAGAAGTACGGCGTCACGATCCTCTACACCGCCCCCACGGCGATCCGTACGTTCATGAAGTGGGGCGACGACATCCCCGCGAAGTTCGACCTGAGCAGCCTCCGCGTCCTGGGTTCGGTCGGTGAGCCGATCAACCCCGAGGCGTGGATGTGGTACCGGAAGAACATCGGCGCCGACAAGTGCCCCATCGTGGACACCTGGTGGCAGACCGAGACCGGCGCGATGATGATCTCGCCGCTGCCTGGTGTGACGGAGACGAAGCCGGGAAGCGCCCAGCGCGCGCTGCCGGGCATCGCCGCCACCGTCGTGGACGACGACGCCAACGAGGTGCCGGACGGCGGGGGCGGCTACCTCGTCCTCACCGAGCCGTGGCCCTCCATGCTCCGCACCATCTGGGGTGACGACCAGCGGTTCCTCGACACCTACTGGTCGCGTTTCGAGGGCAAGTACTTCGCGGGTGACGGCGCGAAGAAGGACGAGGACGGCGACATCTGGCTGCTCGGCCGGGTCGACGACGTCATGCTCGTCTCCGGGCACAACATCTCCACCACCGAGGTCGAGTCCGCCCTCGTCTCCCACCCGTCGGTCGCCGAGGCCGCCGTGGTCGGCGCCGCGGACGAGACGACCGGCCAGGCCATCGTGGCGTTCGTGATCCTGCGCGGTACCGCCACCGCCTCCGACGAACTCGTCGCCGACCTGCGCAACCACGTCGGCACGACTCTCGGCCCGATCGCCAAGCCCAAGCGGGTCCTGCCGGTCGCCGAGCTGCCCAAGACCCGCTCCGGCAAGATCATGCGCCGCCTCCTCCGCGACGTCGCCGAGAACCGCGAGCTGGGCGACGTCACCACGCTGACCGACTCCTCCGTGATGGACCTGATCACCACCCAGCTGCCGTCCTCCTCGTCCGAGGACTAGGACCGACAGCGCAGACGACAGCGCAGAACAGAGCAGGTACCGAACAGAGCAGGTACCGAACAGACACATCACTACGGAGTACGGCTCCGATGGGCATCCGGCAACGCGCCGGGTGCCCATCGGGCATTTAGTCTGAAGATCACCTCATACGGTCCCGCTCTTCACGCCCCCGGTAGAGTGGGCGCTTCACCACAACTGCAGAGAACATCTCCACAGGGGCGCCGGGAAGTCTGGTCGGCATGTCCATCAGCCATGCCCTCATGCCGCCCCTGACCTGGAGGTCCTCTCGTGGCACCGCCCAACTCGCCCGCGCCGCCCGCCCCGCCCCGGCGCCCGCTGCTCGGCCGGCTCTCCCTCACCGAGCGGAACTACGTGGCGGAAGCGCTTCGCACCGAGACGGTCGGCGGGGTGCTTCTGCTGGCCGCGGCGGTCGCCGCGCTCGTCTGGGCCAACGCCTTCGGTGACTCGTACGAAGCGGTCAGCAAGTTCCACTTCGGCATCGACGCCATCGGCCTGGACCTCTCCGTCGCACACTGGGCGGCGGACGGGCTGCTCGCGGTCTTCTTCTTCGTCGCCGGCGTCGAGCTCAAGCGCGAGCTGGTGGCGGGCGAACTCCGCGATCCGAAGGCTGCGGCCCTCCCGGTGGTGGCGGCCCTGTGCGGCATGGCCGTGCCCGCCCTCGTCTACTACTTCACCGTGGTCGTCGGCGGCGGCTCGACGAACGGCTGGGCCGTCCCCACCGCCACCGACATCGCCTTCGCGCTGGCCGTCCTCGCGGTGATCGGCACCTCGCTGCCGTCCGCACTGCGGGCCTTTCTGCTGACCCTGGCCGTCGTCGACGACCTCTTCGCGATCCTGATCATCGCGGTGTTCTTCACCTCGGACCTGAACTTCCTGGCGCTCGGCGGTGCCGTGCTCGGCCTGGCCGTCTTCTACCTGCTCCTCCGCTTCGATGTCCGGGGCTGGTACGTCTACGTTCCGCTCGCCCTGGTCATCTGGGGTTTGATGTACAACAGCGGCATCCACGCCACCATCGCCGGGGTCGCGATGGGCCTGATGCTGCGCTGCAGCCGTCGCGAGGGAGAGAAGCACTCCCCCGGCGAGCACATCGAACACCTGGTCCGCCCGCTCTCCGCCGGGATCGCCGTCCCGCTGTTCGCCCTGTTCTCGGCCGGGGTCGCGCTGAACGGTGAGGCGCTGGCCGGCGTCTTCACCCGGCCCGAGACGCTCGGCGTCGTCCTCGGTCTCGTCGTCGGCAAGACCGTCGGTATCTTCGGCGGCACCTACCTGGCCGCCCGCTTCACCAAGGCGGAGCTGAACAAGGACCTGGCCTGGGCCGATGTCCTGGCGCTCGCCTCGCTCGCCGGCATCGGGTTCACCGTCTCGCTGCTCATCGGGGAGCTGGCCTTCGAGGGCGACCCGGAGATGATCAACGAGATCAAGGCCGCCGTACTGCTCGGTTCGTTGATCGCCGCTCTGCTTGCCTGCGTACTGCTCAAACTCCGGGTACGCAGGTACAAGGAGTTGTACGAGGCCGAGGAGCTGGACGAGGACGAATCCGGGGTACCCGACGTCTACGAGCAGGATGATCCGGAATATCACCTGCGGATGGCCGCCATCCACGAGCGGAAGGCGGCAGAACACCGCCGTCTCGCCGAAGAGCGGGCGGGGGCAGCGCGCGACGAGCCGAACAGTCCGGCATGATCTGACATCGGACGTGTCGAAGACGGAGAGGGAGTCAGGGATGAGCGACCCCGGCAACTACGCGGGCAGTGCGGACCGCAGCATCGGGCAGCTGGTCGCCTCGGCGACGGCCGAGATGTCCGCGCTGGTGCACGACGAGATCGCCCTGGCCAAGGCGGAGGTGCGGCAGGACGTCAAGCGCGGGGCGATCGGCAGCGCGGCGTTCATCGCCGCGGGCGTGCTGCTGCTGTTCACGATGCCGATGCTGAGCTTCGCGGCCGCGTACGGGATCCACAACCTGGGCCTGGGCCTGGCGTGGTCCTTCCTGATCGTGGCGGGCGCCTTCATCCTCCTGGCCGCCCTGATCGGGTTCATCGGCCTGCGGAAGTTCAAGAAGATCAAGCCGCCGGAGAAGTCCATCGCCTCCGCCAAGCAGACCGCCGCCGTCCTGCAGAAGGCCAAGCCGCACCCGCGCCCGTCGATCGCGGCCGCCGCGATCATCGAGCGCTCCGGCAGCACCCTGGCGAAGACGAGCATCGAGAGCGGCTCCGCAAAGGACGCCCGTAAGGACTCCGGTACGGACTCCGGTAAGGGCAGGGCCGACGCTGTGGCACGCTCATCCACATGACGGTTCCCGATTCCAGCGCATTCGGCCCGACGGGTCCGGTGGACCCGGAGGGTCCGGCAGCTCCGGCCGAACCGGCCACGAGCCGGGCGGGCCGGGCCGCCGCGGGGGGCCCGGTGCGCCTCGACGGCCCCTGGACCCACCGCGACGTGGCGGCCAACGGTGCGCGGTTCCACATCGCGGAGATGGGCGAGGGGCCGCTGGTGCTCCTGCTGCACGGCTTCCCGCAGTTCTGGTGGGCCTGGCGCCACCAGTTGACCGCGCTCGCCGACGCGGGGTTCCGGGCGGTCGCGATGGACCTGCGCGGGGTGGGCGGCAGCGACCGCACACCCCGCGGTTACGACCCCGCCAACCTGGCCCTCGACGTCACCGGGGTGATCCGCTCCCTCGGGGAGCCCGACGCGGCCCTGGTCGGCCACGACCTCGGCGGCTACCTCGCCTGGACGGCCGCCGTGATGCGGCCCAAGCTGGTCCGCCGGCTCGCCGTCTCCTCCATGCCGCACCCGCGCCGATGGCGCTCGTCGATGCTGTCCGACTTCGCGCAGTCGCGGGCCGGTTCGTACGTCTGGGGCTTCCAGCGCCCGTGGCTTCCGGAGCGTCAGCTCCTCGCGGACGACGCGGCACTGGTCGGAAGCCTCATCCAGGACTGGGCGGGTCCCCGCACCCCGGAGTTCCCCGACGAGGAGACCCTGGACGTCTACCGGCGGGCCATGAGCATTCCCTCCACCGCCCACTGCTCGATCGAGCCGTACCGCTGGATGGTGCGGTCGATGGCGCGCCCCGACGGGATCCAGTTCAACCGGCGGATGAAACGTCCGGTCCGGGTGCCGACGCTGCACCTGCA from Streptomyces sp. CA-278952 carries:
- a CDS encoding HAD family hydrolase: MLSVVENCFSPRTAAFFDLDKTVIAKSSTLTFSKSFYQGGLINRRAVLRTAYAQFVFLAGGADHDQMERMREYLSALCKGWNVQQVKEIVAETLHDLIDPIIYDEAATLIEEHHTAGRDVVIVSTSGAEVVEPIGELLGADRVVATRMVVGDDGCFTGEVEYYAYGPTKAEAVKALAVSEGYDLSRCYAYSDSATDVPMLESVGHPHAVNPDRALRREATLREWPILVFNRPVRLKQRLPAFSMPPRPALVAAAAVGAAAVTAGLVWYASRRRATGAPLPG
- a CDS encoding oxidoreductase; translation: MSTTASDPLAALGSLPGVPDAVDSVRKAVDRVYGHRVMRRRSNEVTAEAALRGSRGSAALAGADWNLEEVRRRTDFSGEDEARMVGAALRLTAEAGQLLSIWRQSPLRVLARLHLVAAGGATPDDALVGRPRLAGESVDEPLIEAPIPGAEEVAGRLEGLSRLIIAGGSAPALVTAAVVHGELLALRPFGSHNGLVARTAERIVLIGSGLDPKSICPAEVGHAEQGRAAYVAAFEGYTAGTPEGMAAWIIHCGRSVELGVRESTAVCEALQRGAA
- a CDS encoding ATP-binding protein; translated protein: MKIAFVGKGGSGKTTLSSLFIRHLAANEAHVIAVDADINQHLGAALGLDEAEAAALPAMGAHLPLIKDYLRGANPRIASAETMIKTTPPGEGSRLLRVREDNPIFAACACTVRLDDGDVRLMATGPFTESDLGVACYHSKVGAVELCLNHLVDGPDEYVVVDMTAGSDSFASGMFTRFDMTFLVAEPTRKGVSVYRQYKEYARDFGVALKVVGNKVQGPDDLEFLHAEVGDDLLIGIGHSDWVRSMEKGRPSRFELLEADNRMALQTLQDAAEDSYGSRDWERYTRQMVHFHLKNAESWGNEKTGADLAAQVDPAFVLDERHAAAGVTAPA
- the acs gene encoding acetate--CoA ligase, which produces MHRDTTDTLGLGEVVSNESLANLLREERKFAPPAELAANANVTAEAYEQAEADRLGFWAEQARRLTWATEPTETLDWSNPPFAKWFADGKLNVAYNCVDRHVEAGNGDRVAIHFEGEPGDSRAITYAELKDEVSRAANALTELGVGKGDRVAVYLPMIPEAAIAMLACARIGAAHSVVFGGFSADAIAARIKDADAKVVITADGGYRRGKPSALKPAVDDAVSRFENVEHVLVVRRTGQDTAWTEGRDVWWHEITARQSAEHTPEAFEAEQPLFILYTSGTTGKPKGILHTSGGYLTQASYTHNAVFDLKPESDVYWCTADIGWVTGHSYIVYGPLANGATQVMYEGTPDSPHQGRFWEIVQKYGVTILYTAPTAIRTFMKWGDDIPAKFDLSSLRVLGSVGEPINPEAWMWYRKNIGADKCPIVDTWWQTETGAMMISPLPGVTETKPGSAQRALPGIAATVVDDDANEVPDGGGGYLVLTEPWPSMLRTIWGDDQRFLDTYWSRFEGKYFAGDGAKKDEDGDIWLLGRVDDVMLVSGHNISTTEVESALVSHPSVAEAAVVGAADETTGQAIVAFVILRGTATASDELVADLRNHVGTTLGPIAKPKRVLPVAELPKTRSGKIMRRLLRDVAENRELGDVTTLTDSSVMDLITTQLPSSSSED
- the nhaA gene encoding Na+/H+ antiporter NhaA yields the protein MAPPNSPAPPAPPRRPLLGRLSLTERNYVAEALRTETVGGVLLLAAAVAALVWANAFGDSYEAVSKFHFGIDAIGLDLSVAHWAADGLLAVFFFVAGVELKRELVAGELRDPKAAALPVVAALCGMAVPALVYYFTVVVGGGSTNGWAVPTATDIAFALAVLAVIGTSLPSALRAFLLTLAVVDDLFAILIIAVFFTSDLNFLALGGAVLGLAVFYLLLRFDVRGWYVYVPLALVIWGLMYNSGIHATIAGVAMGLMLRCSRREGEKHSPGEHIEHLVRPLSAGIAVPLFALFSAGVALNGEALAGVFTRPETLGVVLGLVVGKTVGIFGGTYLAARFTKAELNKDLAWADVLALASLAGIGFTVSLLIGELAFEGDPEMINEIKAAVLLGSLIAALLACVLLKLRVRRYKELYEAEELDEDESGVPDVYEQDDPEYHLRMAAIHERKAAEHRRLAEERAGAARDEPNSPA
- a CDS encoding phage holin family protein; amino-acid sequence: MSDPGNYAGSADRSIGQLVASATAEMSALVHDEIALAKAEVRQDVKRGAIGSAAFIAAGVLLLFTMPMLSFAAAYGIHNLGLGLAWSFLIVAGAFILLAALIGFIGLRKFKKIKPPEKSIASAKQTAAVLQKAKPHPRPSIAAAAIIERSGSTLAKTSIESGSAKDARKDSGTDSGKGRADAVARSST
- a CDS encoding alpha/beta fold hydrolase, with the protein product MTVPDSSAFGPTGPVDPEGPAAPAEPATSRAGRAAAGGPVRLDGPWTHRDVAANGARFHIAEMGEGPLVLLLHGFPQFWWAWRHQLTALADAGFRAVAMDLRGVGGSDRTPRGYDPANLALDVTGVIRSLGEPDAALVGHDLGGYLAWTAAVMRPKLVRRLAVSSMPHPRRWRSSMLSDFAQSRAGSYVWGFQRPWLPERQLLADDAALVGSLIQDWAGPRTPEFPDEETLDVYRRAMSIPSTAHCSIEPYRWMVRSMARPDGIQFNRRMKRPVRVPTLHLHGSLDPAVRTRSSAGSGQYVEAPYRWRLFDGVGHFPHEEDPIGFSTELINWLKDPEPDR